GGTCGCGGCCGGCGGTGATTTCGCCTTCCTGGTTCAGGGAACCCGCGTACTCAAAGGACAGGTCCTCGCCCGCGCGCAGCGCGCCCAGGCCCTGCAGCGCCTTGACGATGACGGTCAGGTTCTTGCCCGCCAGCAGCTTGCCCTGCGTGTTCTTGAGCGTGTCGGCCTCGATGCGCGCGACGCCTTGCGAGGCGGCTTCGCCGGCGGCGTTGTCCAGCTCGCCGGTCTTGATGCCAAGGTCCTGGCCGGCGCTGATCGCGCCGCCCTGGTTGTTCACGCGCCCGGCCACGATGCTGACCACCTTGCCCAGCACGCCCTTGGCGGGCGCGTTGCTGGCGGTCAGCGTGTTGCTGTTGTCCAGGCTCGAAGCCGTCAGCGTCAGCGTGTCGTCGGCCTGCAGCAGGCCGCGCTGGTTGTCGATGGCGCCACTGGTGGTGATGGTCAGGTTGCCGCCGGCCACGGTGCCGTCGCGGTTGACCAGGCTGGCGGCATCGATGCGGGCCTTGCCGGCCGCGGCGATGGTGCCGCCGGTGTTGTCCAGCTCGCCGCCGAGCTTGATGATCGCGTCGCCCGAGGACGTGAGCTTGCCGCCCGGGTTGCGCAGGTTGGCGGCGGACAGGTCCAGGCCGCCGCCATGCAGCGTGGCGCGGGACGCGTCGATGTCCTGGGTGGCGGCCACGGTCATCAGGCCCACGGAGGACAGCGTGCCGCCCGCCAGGTTCATGCCAGTCGCGGACAGCGTCATGTTCTTGCCGGCCAGACTGGTGCCGGCGTGTTGTAGCGTGCCGGCCGTCAGCGTCAGGCTGCCCGGCTGGCTCAGCTTGCCATCGGCGTCCACGCCCGCCACGAAGCGGCCGGCGTTGTTCAGCAGGCCCGGCGTGCGGGCTTGCAGGTCGCCGCCCGCCAGCACCGAGCCGGTGTTGGCCAGCGTTGTTCCTGCGTAGAGGTCGGCCCGTCCGCTGGCGAAGGCGACGCCCGCGTTGTTCAGCGTGCCGCCCGCGTCCAGGGCCAGCGCCGCGCCGGATTGCAGCCGGCCATCGGTGGTGATGAAGAGGTCGCGCGCAGCGCTGGCCGAGAGCTTGCTGGTCTGCGTGGCGATCACGCCGCCCAGCCGGGCATCGGCGCCGGCGCGCAGGCTCAGATCCTTGCCTGCCGAGGCCGAGCCCAGCGCCTGCAACGCGCCGCCGGCGGTGGCGGTGAGCGTGCCGTCCGCCTGTTGGCGCGAGGCCGCGCCCAGGATCAGGTCGCCGCGCGTGGCCGTCAAGGTCAGGTCGCCCTTCAAGGCGGCGGCAGTGCCGTCGATCGACAGGCCATCTCCCGCGCTCAGCGTCTGGTCGCGGCCGGCCAGCGCGCGGCCGGCGATCTGCATCGAACCGGCGGCGGTGGCGGTCAAGGTGTCGGCGGCCTGCACCAGGCCCTTGTCCGCGACGGTGATGTTCCGACCGTTCAGCGTCAGCCTGGCGTCGCTGGCGGCCGAGCCGTCCACGCGCGCATCCCGCGCGGCGGCCAGGGTCAGGTCGCGCACCGAGGCCAGCGCGCCGGAGACGCTCAGGTCGCGGCCGGCGCTGGCGTTCAAGGCCCCGGCTGCCTGCACCTGGGCGCCTTGCTTGATGGTCAGGTCGCGTCCGCCCGATATGGACAGGTCGCCACTGGCCGGCACGGACAGGCTGCGTCCGCCGGGCGCGGGCGGCGTGCCCTGGGCGCTCGTGCCCAGCGCGGCAATGGTGCCGCCCAGCCGCGCGTCGCCCGTGGCCGCCAGCGCCAATGCGCCGCCGGCCGCCAGCGTGCCGTCCGAGTCGATATCGCCGCCGGCCTTGGCGTCCAGCTTGCCCGAGGACTGCAAACGCCCGCTCGCGGCCACCTTCAGGTCGCCGCCGGCTTGCGTGGTCAGATCGCCGCTCAGCGCGGTGACGGTGCCGTCCACGCTCATGTGCCGCTGCGCCGACAGGCTGGCCGGCGAGCTGGCCGTGACCGTGCCCGTCACGAAGATGTCGCGACCGGCCTCGGCGCGCAGCGTGCCGCCGCCCGTGGCCGCCGTCTCGGCGGTGCCGGCCGTGCCGGCGATGCGCAGGTCCTGGCCGGCGAAGAGGAACAGGTTGCCGCTGCCTTGCGCTAGGCCGTTCTTGCCCACGACGAGGTCTGTGCCGGCCTTGATGTTCAAGAGGCCATTGGCGACCGTCTTGCCGTTCACCACGGTGTCGGCATTGGACGACAGACGGATGTCCTGCTCGCCCGAGATCGTGCCGTCGGCTTGCAGCTTGCCGCCGGCCTGGGCTTGCAGCAGGCCGCTGGCCTGCAAGGTGCTATTCGCGCCCAGCGTCAGCCCCTGACCCGCCGTCAGCGACAGCGCGCCGCCATAGGCCATGGCGCTGCCGTCCACGCGCAGGTCCGTGCCCGAGGCCAGCGTCATGCCGGCGTTGGTCTCGGCCAGGCCGGCCAGCGTCAGCGCCTTGCCGGCGTCCAGGCGCAGCGCGCCCTTGGCTTGCAGCTTCGCGTCCGCGCCGGCCGCGATCTTGCCGATCGCATCGACGGACAGCGGACCGCCCGCCAGCAGCTTGCCGTCGATGGCCGCATCGCCCGCCGCGCTGATGGTCAGCGCTTGCAGCGACGCCAGCGCGCCGGCGGTGGTGACGTTGCCTTGCGTGCGCAGGCCAATGGCGCCGCCGGCTTGGGCCGTGGCGTCCTTGCCGATGGACAGGTCGCCCACCGAGGTCAGATTCAGCGCGCCGGTGGTCGCGCTGGCGTTGCCCAGCAGCGCCAGCTTGCCGCCCGCGTCCGCCGTCAGATCGCCGTTGCTGCGCAGGCTGCCCTTGAGGGTGGCGTCGCCGCCGGCCTGCAATTGCAGCTTGCCGGTGCTGGACAGCTGGCCGTCGTTGGTCGCCGCGCCGCCGGCTTGCAGCCTGAGGTCGCCATCGGCGGCGAGCGTACCGGCCAGGGCTGCATCGCGGCCAGCCTTCAATTGAGCCGCGCCGGCCGAGACCGAGGATCCGCTCGCGCGCAGGTCGCGCGTGGCGGTGATGTCGATGCCGCGTCCCTGCGTCTTGCTGGTCGCGCCCAGCAGCACGTCATTGCCCGCCAATCGCAGCGTGCCGCCATAGGCAAGTGCGCTGCCGTCCAGGCGCAGCTCGCGCGCCGCGTCGATGGACAGGCTGGTGTCGCTCAGGGCCGAGCCGGCCAGCGTCACGCCCTCGCCCGCGCGTATCCCCATGGCCTGGCCCGATTGCAGGCGTGCGCTGGCGGTCGTGGACAGTTCGCCGCCGGCCTCGGCCTGCAAGGTGCGCGCGGCCGAGATCTGGCCGGGCAATTGGATGTCGCGGCCGGCTTGCAGCGTCAACGCGCCCTTGGCGGATACCAGGCCGACCGATTGCGTGCTGGCGGCGGTCTCGGTGCTTGCGCCTGCGCCCGAGCCGTTGCTCGTGCCTGCGCCGTTGCCGGCAGTGCCGCCGGTGCTTCCGGTGTTGCCGCCGTTGTTGCCGCTGCCGTTACTTCCGGTATTGCCGCTGGTGCCGCCATTGTTGTTGCCGGTGCCGCCCGTATTGCCGTTGCCAGCACCGTTGCCATTGCCCGAGCCGCTATCCGCCACCGTGCCCGCGCGCAGATTGCGCCCGGCCTGCACCCGCACATCCTGGTCGCCCATCACCAGCGAACCGCCCAGCGCCAGATCCCGCCCCGCCGCCACGCGCAATGCGTCCTGCGTCTGCAAGCTGCCGCGCGCGCTCACCGACACATCACCGGCCGCATCCACCGTCAGCGCCTGACCCGCGCTCACCGCGCCCGTGACCGCCGCGTCGCGGCCCGCCGTCAGGGTCACCGCGCCGGCGCCCTGCGCTCGGCCCTCGACCGCCACATCGCGACCGGCGGCCACGCGCACATCGCGCGCCGCCTGCATCGTGCCGCTGGGCGTGATCCTGACGTCGCCCGCCGCGCTCACTTCCAGATGGCCAGTCAAGGCGACCAGGTTGCCGCCCACGTTCACGCCCACGCCAGCCTCGGTGCCGACCAAGCGAATGCTATTGGCGTACATGCCGCCCAGCGCTGCCGTGTCCAGCGCCACCGTCGGCGCCGGGCCTTCGCCCTGGCCCGCCGATACCGCGCCCGTCGCGTAGTCGACCTTGGCCGCGCCGGCCGTCACGTGCAGCTGGTCGGCCCAGATGCCCGCGTTGATCTCCAGCGTGCGTGCCATCAGGTCCACGCGGCTCAGGTTCGCGCCGTTCAGGCCCGCGCCCTCCACGCGCAGCTTGCCGCCCGCGACATCAAAGCCGATGCCGCCGTCCGGCCCCACCATGGGCTTGCCGGTCGTGAGCGTGGCGCGGTCCGCGTTCAAAAAGCCGCAGCCGTTGCAGGTGATGCCCGCCGGGTTGGCGACGATGATGTTGGCGCGGTTGCCGGCCACTTCCATCGTGCCCATCAGCTGCGAGGGGTTGGGCGCGGTGACCTGGTTCAGGATGGTGGCCGCGCGCTGGTTGCCCAGCATCGGGTTGCCGGCGACCTGCCCGGCCAGCTGCGTCTGGCTGGCGCCGCCGCTGTTGTTCAGCACCACGCCGGACGGGCCGACGTTGAACTCGGTGAACTTGTTGTTCGAGACTCCGCCCGCCGAGGGCGGCGCGATGTTGACCACCGGCACGCCGTTGCTCGTGCCCACGAACGGCCGTTGGCCAGCCGCGTTCTTGTCCACGCTGATCGGCAGCGTCTGCGCCAGCACGGGCGTCCAGATCTGGGTGTAGAGCACGAGCCAGACAATGGCGGAACGGAACTTGGACATGAGGCGACTCTCGGTAATCGTTTGGATGGCACGCCGCCACTCGCGCGGCATGCGGCCCGCGAGCGACGGCCCCGCCGCGCCAGGCCATCGACGCGGCCGCGGGCAAGCGGTCCGCGCCGCTTGACCGGCGGCGAGCAACAACAACGCAACTGATACAGCTGATACCGCTGACACTGGACGCGGCGCGGGCAGGCCCGGCCGCGCTTCACGCTAGAACTCGAACATCAGCGACGCGGCGAACACGGTGTGCTGCGTCTTCAGGCTTTCTGGTTTCTTGAGCGGCCAACCCAGCGACAGGTCGTAGCTGGCGTTGACCGCATTGGCAACACCGGGCAAGGCCACGCGGCCGCGCAGGCCGGCGACGGAACCGACCAAGGTGCGGCCGGACAGGAACTGGGCCGACTGCCCGCCGACCCGGCCCACGTCCAGTCCGACGTAAAGCTGCTGGCCCAGGTCGCCAAGATTCAGCGACAGGTCGTTGCGCAGGCTCCAGCCGTCTTCGGCGGCCAGCGTCATCTGGCCGTCGAAACCGCGCACCGCGTAGCGGTTGCCGATGGTGAAATAGTCGGACGGCACGATGGCCGTCCTGGCGTGCTGGATCTGCCAGTTGGCCTGATAGGCCAGCTGCTGGCCGGACAGCGTGAACGGCAGGTACAGCCCGGCATTGGCCGTGAGAATGGTGCTGCGTCCGTTCCAGTCGGGATCGCCGTACACGTAGCCGGACTGGTTGGACCATTGCGGCAAGGTGCCGCGCACGCCGCCGCCGATGTCCAGCGCGGCCTGGCCCACGTAGTGGCGATGCCCGTAGCTGAACTCGTAGCCGGTGACGTCGCGGCGCTGCACCTCGATGTCGATGTCGTTGATCGTGCTGTTGACCCGCTTGCGCAGCAGCTTGAACATCACGGTGCCCTTGTAGGTGCTGCCGCGATACGGCACCACGGACACGCCGATGTCCACCTGTTTGGTGGTGCCGGCATAGATGATGGGCTCGTCGAAACCCGCCACGGTCTGGCGATAGCGCGAGCGGCTGGCGCCGGCGAACAGCGTCCAGTAGCCGAAGGGAATGCTGTAGTTGACGGACCCGGCGCGCGTGGCGGCGTCGTCGCGCCCGAAGGCGGCGTTGCTGTTCCAGGAGACCGAGAACTGGTCGTACAGGAACAGCGGCGAATCCAGCGTCAGGCCGGCGTTGATCTGTTCCTTGCCGGTGGATTCCATGCCGGCGTTGTCGCCGCCGATATACGCGTGCCAGCGCTTGCCGGTGCCGGGCTTGATGACGATGTCGGAATCGCCCAGCTCGGGGCCCGGCGCCACGTCGATGGAGGCGTCGGCCTGGCTGCCCAGGCGGCGGATGTTCTCCAGGGCCTGGTCCAGGTCGCGCTGGTTCAGCTCGCCGCCCGGCCAGGTCGGCAAGGCGGTGCGCCACCAGCCGGCCGCGCCCTCGCTCTGCACCGCCGAGATGCGGCCCGGCACATAGCGCAGCGTCAGCGTGCCGGCGGCCAGCGATTGCTCGGGGACCAGCACGCGCGCGGTGACACGGCCCTGGTCGATGAGCCGGGCGTGCAGGTGCTCTTGCAGGGTTTTGAGACCCAGCCCGCCCACGCAGGGGCCGACGGCCGTGGCGGCCAGCTTGCGCAGGTCCACCGGCGGCAAGGCGCCATCCCAGACGACTTCGCGCAGGACGAAGCAGGGACTTTCCTGGGGAAACACCAACGGCCCTTCGCCGGCGGCCGGCGCCTCGGGCGCGGACAGGACGTCGGGGCGCTGCGCGGCGCGGGCGCGCTGCGCCTCCAGCTCCTGTTCCTGGCGGCGTTGGATTTCGCTGGCACGGGCGGCGGCTTCAGCGGGCGTCTGCTGCGCGGCCGAGGGGAAAGCAAGGAACGCCATCAATGCAGCCGACAGCGCCACTCGACGGAAACCCTTATGCCGGAGGGTTTTCCGCCTGATATGACGGGTACGCATTTGTTTCTTATTGAAATAAAAACCGACTAAGTTTTATTTGACGGAACTGCACCACCGGAACTTAAGGCCTGAATATGTCGAAAAATAAAAACTTTTGAATTAGTAATTGGCGACAATATCGGAAGTTGTATGTTTTTTATCATTTCTTACCAAGTTCGCACCCATTGGGCGAGAATTCGAATTGGTTACAACCTACCGGGAAGCACGGTGGAGTTCCATCGGACTGGTCTCAAAGTGCACTAGGGATAAACCCGAAGCAGCGCCACGTTCCGGAACGGTCCATGACCCTGTGCCACAATCGCGCCCATGCCCATGGACAACCGCCTGCTCCCCTCCGCCCTGGCCGCCCAGGCCGCCGAACTTCCCGCCGCGTGGCAAGCCGCTTTCGCGGCGCGCGCCGTGGCTGACGCGCTGGCCGCCGTGACCGCTCATATAGAGCAACGCCTGGCCGACGGCGCGATGGTCTATCCGGCCACGCCGTTCCGCGCGCTGCATGGGCTGGCGCCGTCGGACGTGCGGGTGGTGATCCTGGGCCAGGATCCGTACCATGGCCCAGGGCAGGCGCAGGGGCTGGCGTTCTCGGTGTCGGACGACTGCAAGCGGCCGCCCAGCCTGCGCAACATCTTCAATGAGATCGCCCAGGAGTTCCCCGGCACCCCCGTGCCGGCCGGCAATGACCTGAGCCCCTGGGCCGACCAGGGCGTGCTGCTGCTGAACACGGCGCTGACCGTGGAAGACGGCCAGCCCGCCTCGCACGCCAAGCGCGGCTGGGAAACAGTGACGGACGCGCTGATCGCGCTGGTGGCGCGCGACCCCTCGCCCAAGGCTTTCCTGCTGTGGGGCGCGCACGCCCAGGCCAAGCAGGCGTTGCTGCCCGGCAACAGCGGCCATCTGGTGCTGATGTCCAATCACCCCTCGCCGCTGTCGGCCCGCCGCCCGCCCGTGCCCTTCCTGGGCTGCGGCCATTTCGCGGCGACCAATTGCTGGCTGGTTGACCAAGGGAAAAACCCTATTGATTGGGCACTGGACAAAAAAATAATTCCCAGGCAAGGCGAATTCGGGTTATGATCGCCGCACTGCACAAAACGAGTTCGGCATCTACCGCGTTGATTTAGCGGATTTTTTTGCAGTCTGCCGGGCAGCCTCTCGCCCTGGCCCATGCCGAACATCATCGATTCCTGACCTCCTTTCCTTTCGCCCTGCGTTCCCGGCAGTTACATGGAACGCGTCACGCGCACGGTTGATTCGGTCGGCACGATGCTCCATCAACCGTCGCCCGGATCGCCGCCCCTACCTTCGGCCCGACCTGGCAATGCGCCGCTTTGACCGCGGCAAGGGAAAGTTATGTCTTTCGAAAACCTCGGCCTCGCGCCTGCCCTGTTGTCCGCCGTGCAAGACGCCGGCTTCAGCACCCCCACCGCCGTGCAGGCCGCCGCCATTCCCCAGGCCCTGGCCGGCCATGACCTGATGGTGTCCTCGCAGACGGGCAGCGGCAAGACCGCCGCCTTCATGCTGCCGGCGCTGCACCGCATCGCCCAGATGCCCGCCAACAAGGGCGTCGGCGTGCAAGTGCTGGTGCTGACCCCGACCCGCGAGCTGGCCTTGCAGGTCACCGACGCCACCGCCACCTACGGCCGCAAGCTGGCCGACCTGCGCACCGCCACGGTCGTGGGCGGCATGCCTTACGGCGCGCAACTGAAGGCGCTGTCGCGCCGCGTGGACGTGCTGGTCGCCACCCCCGGCCGCCTGATCGATCACCTGAACGCCGGCCGCGTCAAACTGAACACCGTGCACACGCTGGTGCTGGACGAAGCCGACCGCATGCTGGACATGGGCTTCATCGAGGACATCGAGACCATCATCGGCCGCCTGCCGGAAAGCCGCCAGACGCTGCTGTTCTCGGCCACGCTGGACGGCACCGTGGCCAAGCTGGCCGCCCGCATGATGCGCGAACCGCAGCGCATCGAGATCGCCGGCGCCAAGGAAAAGCACACCAACATCACGCAGAGCCTGCTGTACGCGGACGACGCCAGCCACAAGATGCAGCTGCTGGACCACGTGCTGCGCGACGCCTCGCTGGATCAGGCCATCGTCTTCACGTCGACCAAGCGCGGCGCCGACGATCTGGCCGACCGCCTGGCCGACCAGGGCTTTGCCGCCGCCGCCCTGCACGGCGACATGAACCAGCGCCAGCGCACCCGCACCCTGACGCAACTGCAGCGCGGCCAGCTGCGCATCCTGGTGGCCACCGACGTGGCCGCCCGTGGCATCGACGTGCAAGGCATCAGCCACGCCGTGAACTTCGACCTGCCGATGCAGGCCGAGGACTACGTGCACCGCATCGGCCGCACCGGCCGCGCCGGCCGCAACGGCCTGGCCTACACGCTGGCCACGCACTCCGAGCGCCACAAGGTTCGCCGCATCGAGCACTACATCGGCCAGTCGATCACGCCCGAAGTCATCGCCGGCCTGGAACCCCAGCGCACGCCGCGTCCGTCCACCGGCGGCCCGCGCGGCGGCAAGCCCTTCGGCAAGCGCCCCGGCGGCGGCTACCAGGGCAACCGCGAAGGCGGTTACCGTGGCGACCGCGAAGCGCGTCCGTCGCGCCCGTTCGGTGACCGTCCCGCTTTCGGCGACCGTCCGCAACGTGAAGGCGGCTTCCGCGCCGAGCGTTCGTTCGGCGACCGCCCGCAGCGCGAAGGCGGCTTCCATGGCAAGCCCTCGTTCGGCGACCGTCCGCAACGCGAAGGCGGTTTCCGCGCCGAGCGCTCGTTCGGCGATCGCCCGCAACGCGAAGGCGGCTTCCGCGCCGAGCGTTCGTTCGGCGACCGCCCGCAGCGCGAAGGCGGTTTCCAGGGCAAGCCCTCGTTCGGCGACCGTCCGCAACGCGAAGGCGGCTTCCGTGGCGGCGACCGCCCCTACGGCGACCGTCCCAGCTTCGGCGACCGCGCCCAGCGCGATCCGCGTCCGTTCAACGAGCGCGGCCCGCGTGAAGGCGGTTTCCGTGGCGGCGACCGCCCCAGCTTCAACGATCGCGCCAGCTTCGGCGACCGTCCGCAGCGCGAAGGCGGTTTCCACGGCAAGCCCTCGTTCGACAAGCGCGACGGCGGCAAGCGTTTCAGCAAGCCGGCAGGCGCGCGCCGCGGCTAAGCCCCGCTCGCGGGCGCGGCGCGAGCCGCGCCTCGCCAGCTGAAAAACACCCCAGGCATCGGATGCTTTCCGACGGCTGGGGTGTTTTGCTTTGGGAGGCTGAATCCGGCGGCGCGCCGGCGACGCATGGCTCGATGCCGGCTATGCGCCGCCCGCGCCCAGCAGCATGCTGATCTTGCGGGCCACGCTTTGCACCAGGGGAATGATCTCGTGCATGCGCGCCTCGTCGGTGTAGGCGTCCGTGCTGGTCACGCTGATCGATGCGACGATGGCGCCGCTGGCATCGCGCACGGGCGTGCCCACGCAGCGGATGCC
The Achromobacter sp. AONIH1 DNA segment above includes these coding regions:
- a CDS encoding uracil-DNA glycosylase, which translates into the protein MPMDNRLLPSALAAQAAELPAAWQAAFAARAVADALAAVTAHIEQRLADGAMVYPATPFRALHGLAPSDVRVVILGQDPYHGPGQAQGLAFSVSDDCKRPPSLRNIFNEIAQEFPGTPVPAGNDLSPWADQGVLLLNTALTVEDGQPASHAKRGWETVTDALIALVARDPSPKAFLLWGAHAQAKQALLPGNSGHLVLMSNHPSPLSARRPPVPFLGCGHFAATNCWLVDQGKNPIDWALDKKIIPRQGEFGL
- a CDS encoding ShlB/FhaC/HecB family hemolysin secretion/activation protein codes for the protein MAFLAFPSAAQQTPAEAAARASEIQRRQEQELEAQRARAAQRPDVLSAPEAPAAGEGPLVFPQESPCFVLREVVWDGALPPVDLRKLAATAVGPCVGGLGLKTLQEHLHARLIDQGRVTARVLVPEQSLAAGTLTLRYVPGRISAVQSEGAAGWWRTALPTWPGGELNQRDLDQALENIRRLGSQADASIDVAPGPELGDSDIVIKPGTGKRWHAYIGGDNAGMESTGKEQINAGLTLDSPLFLYDQFSVSWNSNAAFGRDDAATRAGSVNYSIPFGYWTLFAGASRSRYRQTVAGFDEPIIYAGTTKQVDIGVSVVPYRGSTYKGTVMFKLLRKRVNSTINDIDIEVQRRDVTGYEFSYGHRHYVGQAALDIGGGVRGTLPQWSNQSGYVYGDPDWNGRSTILTANAGLYLPFTLSGQQLAYQANWQIQHARTAIVPSDYFTIGNRYAVRGFDGQMTLAAEDGWSLRNDLSLNLGDLGQQLYVGLDVGRVGGQSAQFLSGRTLVGSVAGLRGRVALPGVANAVNASYDLSLGWPLKKPESLKTQHTVFAASLMFEF
- a CDS encoding DEAD/DEAH box helicase, whose protein sequence is MSFENLGLAPALLSAVQDAGFSTPTAVQAAAIPQALAGHDLMVSSQTGSGKTAAFMLPALHRIAQMPANKGVGVQVLVLTPTRELALQVTDATATYGRKLADLRTATVVGGMPYGAQLKALSRRVDVLVATPGRLIDHLNAGRVKLNTVHTLVLDEADRMLDMGFIEDIETIIGRLPESRQTLLFSATLDGTVAKLAARMMREPQRIEIAGAKEKHTNITQSLLYADDASHKMQLLDHVLRDASLDQAIVFTSTKRGADDLADRLADQGFAAAALHGDMNQRQRTRTLTQLQRGQLRILVATDVAARGIDVQGISHAVNFDLPMQAEDYVHRIGRTGRAGRNGLAYTLATHSERHKVRRIEHYIGQSITPEVIAGLEPQRTPRPSTGGPRGGKPFGKRPGGGYQGNREGGYRGDREARPSRPFGDRPAFGDRPQREGGFRAERSFGDRPQREGGFHGKPSFGDRPQREGGFRAERSFGDRPQREGGFRAERSFGDRPQREGGFQGKPSFGDRPQREGGFRGGDRPYGDRPSFGDRAQRDPRPFNERGPREGGFRGGDRPSFNDRASFGDRPQREGGFHGKPSFDKRDGGKRFSKPAGARRG